Proteins from one Gasterosteus aculeatus chromosome 11, fGasAcu3.hap1.1, whole genome shotgun sequence genomic window:
- the cacna1aa gene encoding voltage-dependent P/Q-type calcium channel subunit alpha-1A isoform X11, whose product MARFENEVQSRYGGGPGPGGPGGRGGSRQGGPHGHGHGHGPPGGPGTQRMYKQSMAQRARTMALYNPIPVRQNCFTVNRSLFIFSEDNFVRKYAKKITEWPPFEWMILATIIANCIVLALEQHLPDGDKTPLSERLDDTEPYFIGIFCFESGIKILALGFAFHKNSYLRNGWNVMDFVVVLTGILSTVGSDFDLRTLRAVRVLRPLKLVSGIPSLQVVLKSIMKAMIPLLQIGLLLFFAILMFAIIGLEFYMGKFHTTCFDNHTGEIREEFPCGTEPPSRLCPEGTMCRQYWLGPNYGITQFDNILFAILTVFQCITMEGWTDLLYYSNDASGSAWNWMYFIPLIIIGSFFMLNLVLGVLSGEFAKERERVENRSEFMKLRRQQQIERELNGYLEWICKAEEVILADDDNENEYDGSRRRATKNHKSKAELLNPEEGEGDLAVGSPFARASLKSSKLEGSDFKRRERRLRFLIRHVVKSQPFYWTVLCLVGLNTLCVAVVHYDQPDPLSDFLYFAELIFLGIFLTEMMVKMYGLGKQAYLTSSFNCFDCIVICGSIFEVLWSIIQPGTSFGISVLRALRLLRIFKVTKYWASLRNLVVSLLNSMKSIISLLFLLFLFIVVFALLGMQLFGGQFNFETGTPSTNFDTFPAAIMTVFQILTGEDWNVVMYDGIKSQGGVNKGMAFSVFFIVLTLFGNYTLLNVFLAIAVDNLANAQELTKDEQEEEEAASQKIALQKAKEVAEVSPLSAANLSIAANKVHSECHNATDPFLDCKEQQKNNKGINKSVWEQRTKELRRQTIVSSREALYNELDPDERWKARTGREEQNNVNHSRNTRPDMKTHLDRPLVVDPLENRNNNTNKTTANNSDLCFSQHHPADELHRQTRLHEQSGGPVGGGGGGGSAAVRPPLDRGESTESRRSRKGEHHHHGSHVRLDATVIPGPGSEERPSRRHHHTRSGSRGGGQSEHRKPRSHRKGAEDGVDGEGRAGKTGRHRNKGVDGGGEGGEQEGAGDGSERRPRRNRHGNQADGEGKRMCQHRRKECSVPNLSTTRPIQKSLSRQDSQYSEDMDNLMNTKLVSGSTPPGDGHPNPVANRIVAPGFGSALHLANSSAHGSLVTLDSYGSIAHHRTNSVLRLPHPDYTALDMPIFPSTNAILQVNKNANTEPLPAKEDKDDDDDEKGGEGGRKPMPPFSSMFILSTTNPFRRACHYICTLRYFEMCILLVIAMSSIALAAEDPVWPESPRNNVLRYFDYVFTGVFTFEMLIKMVDLGLVLHQGSYFRDLWNILDFIVVSGALVAFAFTGSSKGKDISTIKSLRVLRVLRPLKTIKRLPKLKAVFDCVVNSLKNVLNILIVYLLFMFIFAVVAVQLFKGRFFYCTDESKELERDCRGEYLVFERDNEVKAQKREWKKYDFHYDNVAWALLTLFTVSTGEGWPQVLKHSVDATYENQGPSPGYRMEMSIFYVVYFVVFPFFFVNIFVALIIITFQEQGDKMMEDYSLEKNERACIDFAINARPLTRHMPQNKLSFQYRMWEFVVSPPFEYTIMAMIALNTIVLMMKYDGASETYEAVLANLNIVFTSLFSMECVLKIIAFGVLNYFKDAWNIFDCVTVLGSITDILVTELGNNFINLSFLRLFRAARLIKLLRQGETIRILLWTFVQSFKALPYVCLLIAMLFFIYAIIGMQLFGNIAIEEDGESAINQHNNFRTFVMALMLLFRSATGESWHEIMLSCLGSKGCDPLSGNNEPECGSQFAYLYFVSFIFFCSFLMLNLFVAVIMDNFEYLTRDSSILGPHHLDEYVRIWAEYDPAACGRIHYKDMYSLLRVIDPPLGLGKKCPHRVACKRLLRMDLPVADDNSVHFNSTLMALIRTALDIKIAKGAEGGIDKHQMDAELRKEMMAIWPNLSQKTLDLLVTPHKSATDLTVGKIYAAMMIMEYYRQSKIKRSQALRDEQNRTPLLFQRVEPPSPTQDGGPGLNNALPPPETTETVNSLPVEGGVPESQSWVTARAQEMSQKAGSWTPEGHPEDGLGRMSNSQTVEMREMGQDGYSDTEHFPPMEGHGRAASMPRLPGNNQQRRKGRQRGSNLSTINDSSSMKRSASSLGHSRCGRGQRDRGGADDYSMECVPEEGRTSRHGHRRKDRGHRASERSLCRYTEGDTGLGTDLSTTTQSGDLTSKDKDRDRDRGRSKDRKHHHHHHHHHGSVDKERYVAERGADYGHRNSRDREHERDHDREHDREHDRDHDRDHDRDHDRDHDRDHERDHERDHERDHDRERERDRRWSRSPSEGRECMTHRQ is encoded by the exons CTCCATTTGAGTGGATGATTCTCGCCACCATCATTGCCAACTGCATCGTCTTGGCTCTGGAACAACATTTGCCTGATGGGGACAAGACGCCGCTGTCTGAGCGCCTG gaTGACACAGAGCCGTACTTCATCGGGATCTTCTGTTTTGAGTCAGGAATAAAGATTCTGGCACTAGGTTTCGCCTTCCACAAGAACTCCTACCTGAGGAATGGATGGAACGTCATGGACTTCGTGGTGGTGCTCACAGG GATCCTGTCCACCGTGGGATCAGATTTCGACTTGCGGACCCTCAGGGCTGTGCGAGTGTTGAGGCCCCTCAAACTGGTGTCCGGCATTCCCA gcTTACAGGTGGTGCTGAAATCCATCATGAAGGCCATGATTCCTCTGCTGCAAATCGGcctgcttcttttctttgccaTCCTCATGTTTGCCATCATCGGCCTGGAGTTCTACATGGGGAAATTCCACACCACCTGCTTTGACAATCACACAG GGGAGATCCGAGAAGAGTTCCCATGCGGGACCGAGCCCCCGTCGCGGCTGTGTCCGGAGGGCACGATGTGTAGACAGTACTGGCTGGGACCCAACTACGGCATCACACAGTTTGACAACATCCTGTTTGCCATCCTCACCGTCTTCCAGTGTATCACCATGGAGGGCTGGACTGACCTGCTCTACTAC AGCAACGACGCCTCAGGGAGTGCATGGAACTGGATGTACTTCATCCCTCTCATCATCATTGGCTCCTTCTTCATGCTCAACCTGGTGCTGGGTGTACTGTCagg GGAGTTTGCCAAAGAGAGGGAGCGTGTGGAGAACAGAAGTGAGTTCATGAAGCTCAGAAGACAGCAGCAGATCGAGAGGGAACTCAACGGTTATCTGGAGTGGATCTGCAAAGCTG AAGAGGTCATCTTGGCGGATGATGACAATGAAAACGAATACGATG GCTCCCGTAGAAGAGCCACAAAGAACCATAAGAGCAAAGCTGAGCTACTGAACccggaggaaggagagggagacctGGCAGTCG GGTCACCCTTTGCCCGCGCCAGCTTGAAAAGCTCCAAGCTGGAGGGATCAGATTTCAAGCGGCGGGAGCGGCGGCTACGCTTCCTTATCCGCCACGTGGTTAAGTCCCAGCCCTTCTACTGGACCGTGCTGTGCTTGGTGGGCCTGAACACTCTGTGTGTGGCTGTAGTGCACTACGACCAGCCAGATCCACTGTCAGATTTTCTAT ATTTTGCTGAATTAATCTTCCTGGGGATATTTTTGAcggagatgatggtgaagatGTACGGCCTGGGGAAACAGGCCtacctcacctcctccttcaaCTGCTTCGACTGCATT GTGATATGTGGTAGTATTTTTGAAGTGCTGTGGTCCATCATCCAGCCGGGCACGTCGTTCGGCATCAGTGTCCTACGAGCTCTCAGGTTATTGAGGATTTTCAAAGTCACAAA GTACTGGGCGTCTTTGCGTAACCTCGTCGTCTCTCTGCTCAACTCCATGAAGTCCATCATCAGCTTGCTgttcctgctcttcctcttcatagTTGTCTTTGCTCTCCTGGGCATGCAGCTCTTCGGAGGACA GTTTAATTTTGAAACTGGCACTCCTTCAACCAACTTCGATACTTTCCCCGCAGCAATAATGACAGTGTTCCAG atccTGACTGGCGAGGACTGGAACGTGGTGATGTACGATGGCATCAAGTCTCAGGGCGGAGTCAACAAGGGAATGGCCTTCAGTGTCTTCTTCATTGTCCTCACACTTTTTGGCAACT ACACTCTGCTGAATGTGTTCTTGGCCATCGCTGTGGATAATTTAGCCAACGCACAGGAACTGACCAAG GAtgaacaggaggaagaggaggctgccAGTCAGAAGATCGCCCTGCAGAAAGCCAAGGAGGTGGCCGAAGTCAGCCCGCTGTCTGCCGCCAACCTTTCCATTGCTGC CAACAAAGTGCACAGTGAGTGTCACAACGCTACCGACCCCTTTCTGGActg CAAGGagcagcagaaaaacaacaagggGATCAACAAGTCAGTGTGGGAACAACGCACCAAGGAGCTGAGGAGGCAGACGATAGTGTCTAGCCGCGAGGCCCTCTATAACGAGCTGGACCCCGACGAGCGTTGGAAGGCAAggacggggagggaggagcAAAACAAT GTGAACCACTCTCGTAACACGCGTCCAGACATGAAGACCCACCTCGATCGACCTCTGGTGGTTGACCCTCTTGAGAAccgcaacaacaacaccaacaagaCCACCGCAAACAATTCCGACCTGTGCTTCAGCCAGCACCATCCTGCCGATGAGCTCCACAGGCAAACCCGCCTACACGAACAGAGCGGCGGCCCAGTAGGAGGTGGTGGCGGGGGAGGCTCGGCCGCGGTCAGGCCTCCCTTGGATCGGGGCGAATCCACCGAGAGTAGGCGGAGCCGTAAAGGCGAGCACCACCACCACGGCTCCCACGTCCGATTGGATGCCACGGTGATTCCCGGGCCGGGCTCGGAGGAGAGACCTTCCAGGCGGCATCACCACACCCGCAGTGGCAGTCGAGGGGGCGGGCAGTCTGAACACCGGAAGCCCAGGTCACATCGCAAAGGGGCCGAGGACGGTGTGGATGGCGAGGGACGAGCCGGGAAAACGGGGAGGCACAGGAACAAAGGCGTTGACGgaggcggggaaggaggagagcaggagggggcTGGGGATGGCAGTGAGAGGAGGCCAAGAAGGAATCGCCATGGAAACCAAGCTGACGGCGAGGGGAAAAGGATGTGCCAGCACAGAAGGAA GGAATGCAGTGTCCCTAACCTCTCTACCACACGGCCCATTCAAAAAAGCCTCTCCAGGCAGGACAGCCAGTACAGTGAGGATATGGACAACCTCATGAATACCAAACTGGTCTCTGGCTCCACCCCACCCGGCGATGGCCACCCCAATCCAGTGGCGAACCGCATCGTGGCCCCGGGCTTCGGGTCTGCCCTCCATCTCGCTAACAGCAGCGCTCATGGCAGTTTGGTCACGTTGGATAGCTACGGGAGCATCGCCCATCACCGTACCAACAGCGTCCTCAGGCTGCCCCACCCTGACTACACGGCTTTAGACATGCCGATTTTTCCTTCCACCAACGCCATACTGCAGG TTAATAAGAACGCTAACACAGAGCCGCTGCCAGCAAAGGAGGATAaggacgacgatgatgatgagaagGGGGGCGAAGGCGGACGCAAGCCAATGCCTCCCTTCAGCTCCATGttcatcctctccaccaccAACCC GTTTCGGAGGGCGTGTCACTACATCTGCACCCTGCGATATTTTGAGATGTGTATCCTGCTGGTCATCGCCATGAGCAGTATCGCCCTGGCAGCTGAAGACCCTGTGTGGCCCGAATCCCCTCGCAACAAC GTTCTGCGTTATTTTGACTATGTCTTCACTGGAGTGTTCACGTTTGAGATGCTGATAAAG ATGGTGGATCTGGGGCTCGTCTTGCACCAGGGCTCTTACTTCCGGGACTTGTGGAACATCCTTGACTTTATAGTGGTTAGTGGTGCTCTGGTGGCCTTCGCCTTCAC GGGTAGCAGTAAAGGAAAAGACATCAGCACTATCAAGTCTCTGAGGGTACTGAGAGTGTTGCGACCTCTGAAGACCATTAAACGTCTTCCTAAACTCAAG GCTGTGTTTGACTGCGTGGTGAACTCTCTGAAGAATGTGCTCAACATCCTGATAGTCTACTTACTCTTCATGTTCATCTTTGCTGTGGTGGCTGTGCAGCTTTTCAAGGGACGCTTCTTTTACTGCACCGATGAATCCAAAGAATTGGAGCGCGATTGCAG AGGCGAATATCTGGTTTTTGAACGTGATAACGAAGTGAAGGCGCAGAAGCGGGAGTGGAAGAAGTACGATTTCCACTACGACAACGTGGCTTGGgccctcctcaccctcttcaCCGTTTCGACCGGAGAGGGGTGGCCGCA GGTACTGAAGCATTCAGTGGATGCGACTTATGAGAACCAGGGCCCGAGCCCGGGGTACCGGATGGAAATGTCCATCTTTTACGTGGTGTACTTCGTGgtcttccccttcttcttcgTCAACATCTTCGTggctctcatcatcatcaccttccAAGAGCAAGGAGACAAGATGATGGAGGACTACAGCCTAGAAAAGAACGAG AGAGCCTGTATAGACTTTGCCATTAACGCCAGACCTCTGACCCGCCACATGCCTCAGAACAAGCTGAGCTTTCAATACCGAATGTGGGAGTTTGTGGTTTCGCCGCCATTTGAGTATACTATCATGGCGATGATCGCGCTCAACACGATCGTGCTGATGATGAAG tacGACGGAGCTTCTGAAACCTATGAAGCTGTTTTAGCCAACCTGAACATCGTGTTTACCTCCCTCTTCTCCATGGAGTGTGTACTCAAGATCATTGCCTTTGGAGTGCTG AATTATTTCAAAGATGCCTGGAATATTTTTGACTGTGTGACAGTTCTGGGCAGTATTACTGACATCCTGGTCACAGAGCTCGGG AATAATTTCATCAACCTAAGTTTCCTGAGGCTGTTCAGGGCAGCTCGTCTCATCAAGCTGCTGAGGCAGGGAGAAACCATCCGTATCTTGCTCTGGACCTTCGTACAGTCCTTCAAG GCGCTGCCTTATGTCTGCCTCCTCATCGCCATGCTGTTCTTCATTTACGCCATCATTGGCATGCAG CTGTTTGGGAATATCGCTAttgaagaagatggagagagcgcCATCAACCAGCACAACAACTTCAGGACCTTCGTAATGGCTCTCATGCTGCTCTTCag GAGTGCAACGGGAGAGTCGTGGCACGAGATAATGCTTTCGTGTCTGGGGAGCAAAGGGTGTGACCCTCTGTCGGGGAATAACGAGCCAGAGTGTGGGAGCCAGTTTGCCTACCTCTACTTTGTCTCCTTTAtcttcttctgctcttttttG ATGCTGAACCTGTTTGTAGCCGTCATCATGGATAACTTTGAGTACCTAACCAGAGATTCTTCCATACTGGGACCTCACCACCTGGATGAGTATGTCAGGATATGGGCCGAGTATGATCCTGCTGCCTG CGGGCGCATTCATTATAAGGACATGTACAGTTTATTACGAGTTATCGACCCGCCTCTCGGCTTAGGCAAGAAATGCCCCCATAGGGTGGCCTGCAAG AGACTGCTTCGGATGGATCTGCCTGTGGCCGACGACAACTCGGTCCACTTCAACTCCACCCTCATGGCCTTGATCCGCACGGCACTGGACATCAAGATCGCCAAGGGCGCGGAAG GTGGCATTGACAAGCACCAGATGGACGCAGAGCTGAGGAAAGAGATGATGGCAATCTGGCCCAACCTCTCCCAGAAGACTCTGGATTTGCTGGTTACACCACACAAGT CAGCCACAGACTTGACAGTGGGGAAAATCTACGCAGCTATGATGATCATGGAGTACTACCGCCAGAGCAAGATCAAGCGCTCGCAGGCCCTTCGTGATGAGCAG AATCGAACGCCATTACTGTTTCAGCGCGTGGAGCCTCCTTCCCCCACCCAGGATGGGGGCCCGGGACTTAACAACGCCCTCCCTCCGCCCGAGACCACCGAGACCGTCAACAGCCT gccggtggaggggggggtcccgGAGAGCCAATCATGGGTCACGGCTCGTGCTCAGGAGATGTCCCAGAAGGCTGGCAGCTGGACCCCCGAGGGACACCCTGAGGATGGCCTGGGACGCATGAGCAACTCTCAG ACGGTAGAGATGAGAGAGATGGGGCAAGATGGTTACTCGGATACTGAGCACTTTCCACCAATGGAAGGCCATGGCAGGGCCGCTTCCATGCCCCGCCTCCCAGGCAACAATCAA CAGCGGAGGAAAGGGAGACAACGTGGCAGTAACCTCAGT accATCAATGACAGCAGTTCCATGAAGCGCTCGGCCTCGTCGCTGGGCCACAGCAGGTGTGGGCGgggccagagagacagaggaggtgcAGACGACTACAGCATGGAGTGTGTACCCGAGGAGGGGAGGACTTCCAGACATGGACACCGCCGAAAAGACCGGGGCCATCGTGCATCTGAGAGGTCCCTCTGTCGCTACACGGAGGGTGACACAG GCCTGGGCACAGACCTGAGCACGACCACCCAGTCAGGGGACCTCACGTCCAAGGACAAGGATCGCGACCGAGACCGCGGCCGGTCCAAAGACCGaaagcaccaccaccaccatcaccaccaccacggcTCAGTGGACAAGGAGCGCTATGTAGCAGAGCGAGGGGCCGACTACGGACACAGGAACTCCCGCGACAGAGAGCACGAGAGGGACCACGACAGGGAGCACGACAGGGAGCACGACAGGGACCACGACAGGGACCACGACAGGGACCACGACAGAGACCACGACAGGGACCACGAGAGGGACCACGAGAGGGACCACGAGAGGGACCACGACAGGGAGAGGGAAAGGGACCGCCGCTGGTCAAGATCGCCCAGCGAGGGTCGCGAGTGCATGACGCACAGACAG TAG